The proteins below are encoded in one region of Myxococcales bacterium:
- a CDS encoding response regulator, which translates to MIDTPALRTHHGRTLASRALRVLVAEDDPEFSELLVTALAKDGHELFVVDSGHALVRILEQVSERELAEPDVILADVRMPGPSGLDTLCKLQGSPLGARVILMTGFGDQELHARARSAGAYAVFDKPFELDDLRVAVLHVRAMRDAGMKPPG; encoded by the coding sequence ATGATCGACACCCCGGCGCTCCGCACCCATCACGGGCGCACGCTCGCCAGCCGCGCGCTCAGAGTGCTCGTCGCCGAGGACGACCCCGAGTTCAGCGAACTGCTCGTGACTGCGCTCGCCAAGGACGGGCACGAGCTGTTCGTCGTCGACAGCGGGCATGCGTTGGTCCGGATCCTGGAGCAAGTCAGTGAGCGCGAGCTGGCCGAGCCCGACGTGATCCTCGCCGATGTCCGGATGCCCGGCCCTTCCGGGCTCGACACTCTGTGCAAGCTGCAGGGGTCACCGCTCGGCGCACGCGTGATCCTGATGACCGGCTTCGGCGATCAAGAGTTGCACGCTCGGGCCCGATCCGCCGGTGCTTACGCGGTCTTCGACAAACCCTTCGAGCTGGATGACCTGCGGGTCGCGGTCCTACACGTGAGAGCGATGCGTGACGCTGGAATGAAACCGCCGGGCTAG
- the lspA gene encoding signal peptidase II yields the protein MGKLRWFGFTLVMSGVVGCDHATKHLATENLSQPVSLVRGLVDLRLAHNTDTAFSLLGGVLGADMRWYVITLVSLLATLGMCFLAFRHWQRLNVAGRFAAALVLGGALGNVTDRALRGHVVDFIHVSYWPIFNVADVAIVLGAALLLLAQPARAAPI from the coding sequence ATGGGAAAGCTGCGCTGGTTCGGGTTCACCCTCGTGATGAGCGGGGTCGTGGGTTGTGATCACGCGACCAAACACCTGGCCACCGAGAACTTGAGCCAGCCGGTCAGCTTGGTTCGCGGGCTGGTCGACCTGCGGCTCGCTCACAACACCGACACGGCATTCAGCCTGCTGGGCGGCGTACTCGGCGCAGACATGCGCTGGTACGTGATCACGCTCGTGTCGCTGCTCGCCACGCTCGGCATGTGTTTCCTCGCTTTCCGCCACTGGCAACGACTGAACGTGGCCGGCAGGTTCGCCGCAGCGCTCGTGCTCGGTGGGGCCCTCGGCAACGTGACCGACCGCGCGCTCCGGGGTCACGTCGTGGACTTCATTCACGTCTCCTATTGGCCCATCTTCAACGTAGCGGACGTGGCCATCGTGCTGGGCGCGGCTCTCCTCTTGCTCGCCCAACCTGCCCGCGCGGCGCCGATATGA
- a CDS encoding radical SAM protein: protein MADRRATEPNIRRTVDRRVRELFGDLLVPGNLPHGFSVVDFDVEQGPTLHVARENQHLRIELGERSLTRDCHCRTRRFNLYARDPRQDRALGEADRLLLAHVTRELERREGELPRVARAPATGRFELRQIDVERVLIREGPGQYYLNPYVGCAIGCRFCFVNDQADVSRALDGLPHATWGRWVDVKANAAEVLAREVREVEPGIVRMSPILTDPYQPLERRHRITRRCLEVLLDAGFTPCILTRAARLTEDLPLLSRFDRALVGFSVPTDDDAMRHRFEPGADRIADRIRALRMCHDSGLVTFAVIQPMLPLDPARLVSLLSPWIRRVRIDRLHRSELVASIYEQNGLLAQASDAYFDATRAELTRLFAERSVPTDELEDLSRLRDSTATSSSPSAARRE, encoded by the coding sequence GTGGCTGACCGCCGCGCGACCGAGCCGAACATTCGACGCACGGTCGATCGCCGTGTACGCGAGCTGTTCGGCGACCTGCTCGTTCCGGGAAACCTGCCGCACGGGTTCTCGGTCGTGGACTTCGACGTCGAACAGGGGCCAACCCTGCACGTTGCCCGCGAAAACCAGCATCTGCGCATCGAGCTCGGCGAACGCTCGCTGACTCGGGATTGTCACTGCCGTACTCGGCGGTTCAACCTGTACGCGCGCGATCCGCGTCAAGACCGTGCCTTGGGCGAGGCCGACCGGCTGTTGCTCGCGCACGTGACGAGGGAGCTCGAGCGGCGGGAGGGCGAGCTGCCCCGAGTAGCGCGAGCTCCCGCGACCGGTCGCTTCGAGCTGCGGCAGATTGACGTCGAGCGCGTGCTCATTCGGGAGGGGCCAGGCCAGTACTACCTGAATCCCTACGTCGGCTGCGCCATCGGCTGCCGCTTCTGCTTCGTCAACGATCAAGCCGACGTGTCCCGCGCGCTCGACGGGCTCCCACACGCCACCTGGGGGCGCTGGGTCGACGTCAAGGCCAACGCCGCCGAGGTGCTCGCGCGCGAGGTGCGCGAGGTCGAGCCGGGCATCGTACGCATGAGCCCGATCCTCACCGATCCCTACCAGCCCCTCGAGCGCCGTCATCGCATCACGCGGCGTTGCCTCGAGGTCCTGCTGGACGCGGGCTTCACGCCCTGCATCCTGACGCGAGCCGCACGCTTGACCGAGGACCTGCCGTTGCTCTCGCGCTTCGATCGCGCGCTGGTGGGTTTTTCGGTGCCGACCGACGACGATGCGATGCGCCACCGGTTCGAGCCCGGAGCCGACCGCATCGCCGATCGCATTCGGGCGCTGCGCATGTGCCACGACAGCGGCCTCGTCACCTTCGCCGTGATTCAGCCGATGCTCCCGCTCGATCCCGCGCGGCTGGTCTCGCTGCTCTCGCCGTGGATCCGCAGAGTACGCATCGACCGCCTGCACCGCAGCGAGCTGGTAGCGAGTATCTACGAGCAGAACGGCCTGCTCGCCCAGGCCAGCGACGCCTACTTCGACGCCACCCGTGCCGAGCTCACGCGGCTCTTTGCCGAGCGGTCCGTCCCCACGGACGAGCTGGAGGATCTCTCCCGCTTGCGGGACTCGACCGCTACTTCTTCTTCCCCTTCGGCCGCGCGTCGGGAGTGA
- a CDS encoding HAMP domain-containing protein, translated as MKLTRKLTLYIAFAVIAVLSLGAFIRIQGEARLYEADLTRDHDVLGRALSAAVSEAWRVRGRALALDVVAHSDSPDDPVHLRWVDTSAEPRGLHTVGFSPGERSLLSLGQVVHRVVPEPTAELVSYVPLSGSAGQTGALEISESLTGRDQFLRRIMRSTLLLTAAIGGVCILLAFGLGTWIVGRPVRALRDKARSVGAGDFETPVRLSQDDELGELAREMNAMGDQLSTAKRHTEAAMNERAQALEQLRHVERLATVGRLASGVAHELGTPLNVIQGHARLIETGQADDIGDSAAAIARQTQRITLIIRQLLDFSRPRSAVKAPADLVALARETAAMLKSSALKAQVSLEVESPDGAVSASVDESQILQVLTNLVLNAIQASSCGERIVLRVSRPDDARALVEVVDAGHGMTAEVMDHLFEPFFTTKEVGMGTGLGLAVSYGIVQDHRGKIAAHSVLGQGTTFSLLLPRGDEACRAA; from the coding sequence ATGAAGCTCACGCGAAAGCTCACGCTGTACATCGCGTTTGCGGTCATCGCGGTGCTTTCACTCGGGGCTTTCATCCGTATTCAAGGCGAAGCGCGGCTGTACGAGGCGGATCTGACCCGCGATCACGACGTGCTGGGACGCGCCCTGTCCGCGGCGGTCAGTGAGGCCTGGCGCGTTCGCGGGCGCGCTCTGGCCCTCGATGTGGTGGCCCACTCGGACTCCCCGGACGACCCTGTTCACCTCCGCTGGGTTGACACCAGCGCGGAGCCGAGAGGTCTCCATACCGTCGGGTTCAGCCCCGGTGAGCGTTCGCTCTTGAGTCTGGGTCAGGTCGTTCACCGGGTGGTGCCGGAGCCGACCGCGGAGCTCGTCAGCTACGTGCCACTGTCCGGAAGCGCCGGACAGACCGGGGCGCTGGAGATCTCGGAGTCGCTGACGGGGCGCGATCAGTTTCTTCGGCGGATCATGCGGAGCACCCTGCTGCTCACCGCTGCCATCGGCGGAGTGTGTATCTTGCTCGCGTTCGGCCTGGGTACCTGGATCGTGGGTCGTCCGGTGCGGGCTCTACGTGACAAAGCGAGGAGCGTAGGCGCCGGTGACTTCGAGACGCCGGTCCGGTTGTCCCAGGACGACGAGCTAGGGGAGCTCGCCCGGGAAATGAACGCCATGGGTGACCAACTCTCGACGGCAAAGCGGCATACCGAGGCCGCGATGAATGAGCGGGCTCAGGCGTTGGAGCAGCTGCGGCACGTCGAGCGCCTCGCTACCGTTGGACGCCTGGCGTCCGGCGTTGCACACGAGCTTGGCACACCGCTCAACGTGATCCAGGGCCATGCCCGGCTGATCGAGACGGGACAGGCGGATGACATCGGCGATTCCGCCGCGGCGATCGCGCGTCAGACCCAGCGCATCACGCTGATCATTCGCCAGCTTCTCGACTTCTCTCGCCCGCGGTCGGCGGTCAAGGCCCCGGCGGACCTCGTGGCGCTCGCGCGGGAGACCGCTGCCATGCTGAAGTCGAGCGCACTCAAAGCGCAGGTTAGCTTGGAAGTCGAGAGTCCCGACGGCGCGGTGTCGGCGTCGGTCGACGAATCCCAGATCTTGCAGGTCTTGACCAACCTGGTCCTGAACGCGATCCAGGCGAGCTCGTGCGGCGAGCGCATTGTGCTTCGAGTCAGCCGACCCGACGACGCCCGCGCGTTGGTGGAAGTGGTCGACGCTGGTCACGGCATGACGGCTGAGGTCATGGACCACCTGTTCGAACCGTTCTTCACTACCAAAGAGGTAGGGATGGGGACCGGTCTCGGCCTGGCTGTTTCATACGGCATCGTGCAGGACCACCGAGGCAAGATCGCGGCGCACTCGGTGCTGGGCCAGGGGACCACGTTTTCGCTGCTGCTTCCCCGAGGAGACGAGGCATGCCGAGCCGCTTGA
- a CDS encoding response regulator — protein sequence MSKPSSSEPGLEAAERTRGLVGRVLLAEDNDELRWLLARALRRDGHQVIEVSDGCELLDQLAREVRDDGKLEFADVIVSDIRMPGYTGIAVLHGLRQSGCTVPVVLITAFGDPETHESVSRMSSALLLDKPLDVEELRRAVQAALEHKSCAA from the coding sequence ATGTCCAAACCGTCATCGTCGGAACCGGGCCTCGAAGCCGCTGAGCGCACCAGGGGTCTCGTCGGTCGCGTGCTCCTGGCCGAGGACAACGATGAGCTGCGTTGGCTCCTCGCTCGAGCGCTGAGACGCGATGGCCATCAGGTGATCGAAGTGAGTGATGGCTGCGAGCTTCTGGACCAGCTGGCGCGTGAGGTCCGGGATGACGGCAAGCTGGAGTTTGCCGACGTCATCGTCAGCGACATTCGCATGCCGGGTTACACGGGAATTGCCGTCCTGCATGGGCTTCGTCAGAGCGGTTGCACGGTGCCGGTGGTGCTGATTACCGCCTTCGGTGATCCCGAGACGCACGAATCGGTCTCGCGCATGTCGTCGGCGCTGTTGCTCGACAAGCCGCTCGACGTGGAAGAGCTGCGGCGAGCCGTTCAAGCGGCGCTCGAGCACAAGTCGTGCGCCGCTTGA
- the hflK gene encoding FtsH protease activity modulator HflK, which translates to MQNPWDSNGGGPDVGQVIGQVSATLKKNARSFGPIVLGIILLVIAATGIYSVGPGEQGVVRTFGRESGKTGPGLHYRVPLVQNIDVVNLEQIRRIEVGFRGKERVPTEALMLTGDENIVEAQIIVQYRVTDPSKYLFRIKDPEDTLRATAEVALRSMVGRTNIDDVITTGRDSVQAETRAWLQKLMDEYQSGVSITEVKLQAVDAPDEVKEAFHDVVRAREEKEQLINQAKGYQADLIPRARGEARKMEREAEGYKEQRVLRANGDAQKFDSVYAEFSKAERVTRQRLYLETMERILAKIDNKVIVDKDLAKGAVPILQLGAQGTAAVVTGAAK; encoded by the coding sequence ATGCAAAACCCGTGGGACTCGAACGGCGGCGGACCGGACGTTGGCCAGGTCATCGGACAGGTGTCCGCGACGCTGAAGAAGAACGCCCGGAGCTTCGGACCAATCGTGCTCGGCATCATCCTGTTGGTCATTGCGGCCACCGGCATCTACAGCGTGGGTCCAGGCGAACAGGGTGTGGTGCGCACCTTCGGACGCGAGTCCGGCAAGACCGGCCCGGGCCTGCACTATCGCGTGCCGCTGGTTCAAAATATCGACGTGGTCAACCTCGAGCAGATCCGCCGTATCGAGGTGGGATTTCGTGGCAAAGAGCGCGTTCCCACCGAGGCGCTGATGCTCACCGGCGACGAGAACATCGTCGAGGCTCAGATCATCGTGCAGTACCGCGTGACGGATCCGAGCAAATACCTGTTCCGCATCAAGGATCCAGAGGACACCCTGCGTGCGACGGCCGAGGTCGCGCTGCGCAGCATGGTCGGCCGCACCAACATCGATGACGTAATCACGACCGGCCGCGACAGCGTGCAGGCCGAGACGCGGGCGTGGCTGCAGAAGCTGATGGACGAGTACCAGAGCGGCGTGAGCATCACCGAGGTGAAGCTGCAGGCCGTGGACGCGCCCGACGAGGTGAAAGAAGCGTTTCACGACGTCGTGCGCGCCCGGGAAGAGAAAGAACAGCTGATCAACCAGGCCAAGGGTTACCAGGCCGACTTGATCCCCAGGGCCCGCGGTGAAGCGCGCAAGATGGAGCGCGAGGCGGAAGGGTACAAGGAGCAGCGGGTGCTCCGGGCCAACGGTGACGCGCAGAAGTTCGACTCCGTCTACGCCGAGTTCAGCAAGGCCGAGCGGGTGACACGTCAGCGGCTCTACCTCGAGACGATGGAGCGCATCTTGGCCAAGATCGACAACAAGGTGATCGTGGACAAGGACCTGGCCAAGGGCGCGGTGCCGATCCTGCAACTCGGTGCCCAGGGCACGGCCGCGGTCGTGACGGGAGCTGCAAAATGA
- a CDS encoding sigma-54-dependent Fis family transcriptional regulator → MPSRLILVEDDPDLREFLSSQLFRRGYEVFGAASGEEALGHLATDSATLVLTDVALSGMNGIDVCRRVWEMGRDVPVIVVTGHGSLDVAVEALRAGAADFITKPVDVDVLCIAIERALQARALRDEVQRLRESATTASIGSMVGQSEVMQRTCAILSRVAATDVSVLLTGESGTGKEVSARALHQQSRRAERPFVAVNCAALPEHLLESELFGHERGAFTDARSDRVGLFARANGGTLFLDEIGELPLGLQPKLLRALQERTVRPVGGDREEEVDVRLVTATNRDLDAAVASHDFREDLFYRINVVGVHLPPLRTRGNDVLILAHHFIDKFARATSRPVVGMTERAAACLLAHSWPGNVRELANSMERAVALTAFSEITPEDLPDRVHKPNSPSAFPGAEARELLPMAEVERRHILFVYRSVGGNKSQAAQVLGLDRKTLHRRLEQYQVESASGGERRLGNVDPTAET, encoded by the coding sequence ATGCCGAGCCGCTTGATCTTGGTCGAAGACGATCCCGACCTGCGAGAATTTCTGAGCTCGCAGCTCTTTCGGCGCGGGTATGAGGTGTTCGGCGCGGCCTCGGGTGAGGAAGCACTCGGACACTTGGCGACGGACTCTGCCACGTTGGTGCTCACCGACGTCGCGCTCAGTGGAATGAACGGCATCGACGTGTGCCGTCGTGTCTGGGAAATGGGCCGCGACGTTCCCGTAATCGTGGTCACGGGCCACGGCAGCCTGGACGTGGCGGTCGAGGCACTGCGCGCCGGCGCGGCGGACTTCATCACCAAACCCGTGGACGTCGACGTGCTGTGTATCGCGATCGAGCGCGCGCTCCAGGCCCGCGCGCTGCGGGACGAAGTTCAGCGTCTGCGGGAATCGGCGACGACCGCGAGCATTGGTTCAATGGTCGGCCAGAGCGAGGTGATGCAGCGGACGTGCGCCATCTTGTCGCGGGTCGCGGCGACGGACGTCTCGGTGCTCTTGACCGGCGAGAGTGGGACAGGCAAGGAGGTCTCCGCGCGAGCGCTTCACCAGCAGAGCCGGCGGGCTGAGCGCCCCTTCGTGGCGGTGAACTGCGCCGCGCTGCCGGAGCACCTGCTGGAGAGCGAGCTCTTCGGCCACGAGCGCGGCGCCTTCACCGACGCCCGCTCCGATCGGGTTGGGCTGTTCGCCCGCGCGAATGGTGGCACACTGTTTCTGGATGAGATCGGCGAGCTGCCGCTGGGGCTGCAGCCGAAGTTGCTCCGAGCGCTGCAAGAGCGGACCGTGCGTCCGGTTGGAGGGGACCGCGAAGAAGAGGTCGACGTGCGCCTGGTCACGGCGACCAACCGCGACCTGGATGCCGCGGTTGCGAGCCACGATTTTCGTGAAGACCTCTTTTATCGTATCAACGTCGTGGGCGTTCACCTTCCGCCCCTGCGCACCCGCGGCAACGACGTCCTGATCCTGGCGCATCACTTCATCGACAAGTTCGCCCGCGCGACTTCCCGCCCCGTCGTGGGCATGACCGAGAGAGCTGCTGCGTGTCTGCTCGCTCATTCGTGGCCAGGAAACGTCCGGGAGCTGGCAAACAGCATGGAGCGGGCCGTGGCGCTGACCGCGTTCTCCGAGATCACACCGGAGGACTTGCCGGATCGTGTACACAAACCCAACAGCCCCAGCGCCTTTCCCGGCGCCGAGGCCCGGGAGCTCTTGCCCATGGCCGAGGTCGAGCGTCGACACATTCTGTTCGTCTACCGAAGCGTGGGAGGCAACAAGAGCCAGGCGGCACAGGTTCTTGGGCTCGATCGCAAGACCCTGCACCGCCGACTCGAGCAATATCAGGTAGAGAGCGCGTCCGGTGGGGAGCGGCGACTGGGGAACGTTGACCCAACTGCGGAGACCTGA
- the hflC gene encoding protease modulator HflC produces MKFGALLLAVLAIILVGQSTFQVDEGELAIVTQFGEFKRTVDAPGLYLKTPFAQTVTRMERRIMGSDTPPAEYLTLDKKRLVADPVTRWRVVDPLVFFKTVHDETGAKARLDDIINSEMRRELASRDFGQIIGNERDPMMQRVAAAVRTQTKEFGIEIVDVRIKRADLPKEVQESVYARMRAERDRVAKQYRSEGEEESAKIHADTDKEKTILLAKAYETAQKARGEGDAEGTKIYAQAYGKAPEFYAFLRSLDTYEKAMGQQTNLVLSTGSDLFQYLAQPKQ; encoded by the coding sequence ATGAAGTTCGGGGCGCTTCTGCTGGCAGTCTTGGCCATCATCTTGGTGGGGCAGTCGACCTTCCAGGTCGACGAAGGAGAGCTCGCCATCGTCACGCAGTTCGGTGAGTTCAAGCGCACGGTGGATGCGCCGGGCCTCTACTTGAAGACACCGTTTGCGCAGACCGTGACACGCATGGAGCGGCGGATCATGGGCAGTGATACCCCGCCCGCGGAGTACCTGACCCTCGACAAAAAACGCCTGGTCGCTGATCCTGTCACACGCTGGCGGGTGGTCGACCCACTCGTCTTTTTCAAGACGGTTCACGACGAGACCGGGGCCAAGGCCCGGCTGGACGACATCATCAACAGTGAGATGCGGCGTGAGTTGGCGAGCCGGGACTTCGGACAGATCATCGGCAACGAGCGCGACCCGATGATGCAGCGAGTGGCCGCGGCGGTGCGGACTCAGACCAAGGAGTTTGGCATCGAGATCGTCGACGTGCGGATCAAGCGCGCGGACTTGCCCAAGGAGGTCCAAGAGAGCGTGTACGCCCGCATGCGCGCCGAGCGTGATCGTGTGGCGAAGCAGTACCGCTCCGAAGGTGAGGAAGAGTCGGCGAAGATCCACGCCGACACCGACAAGGAGAAGACCATCCTCCTGGCCAAGGCCTACGAGACGGCCCAGAAGGCCCGGGGCGAGGGCGACGCGGAGGGCACCAAGATCTACGCGCAAGCCTACGGCAAGGCGCCAGAGTTCTACGCCTTCCTCCGCAGCCTCGACACCTACGAAAAGGCCATGGGCCAGCAGACCAACCTGGTGCTGTCCACTGGCTCGGACCTGTTCCAGTACCTGGCGCAGCCCAAGCAGTGA
- a CDS encoding polysaccharide deacetylase family protein yields the protein MRRISFYFPLLALAPIVLQGACGASDDHDETLGANDIAAWEDAYQQTDMGKVDSSGCSGVVIPDKSGFAKRVALTFDDGPNPATTPQVLDILKQYGIKATFFINGKRVTSDAARAVLARILEEGHILANHSQNHLNLKTVGIAKVQEEVQKTHDVILATGATPRYFRFPFGSASCAGVDLVEGYGYAVTGWHIDSADWCFAASGSGHCSQSTFRFVPDGYRDDMVGYVMSQVKSKNGGVLLFHDIHQNTASHLSEVIQKLKDGGFSFVNVDDAAAFPLLNGATPAPTPFVGDSCKSDTECNFTDNGKSGSCHLFTPAGGAETGFCTVACEGYCPDKSGKAPTFCTSLDGGTTGSCVSKADTSNGNCSKIAGTAATTANRFIGSSNASASTAQACLPN from the coding sequence ATGCGCAGGATCTCGTTCTACTTCCCCCTCTTGGCTCTGGCACCCATCGTCCTGCAGGGCGCCTGCGGGGCAAGCGACGACCACGACGAGACCCTGGGAGCGAACGACATCGCCGCCTGGGAGGACGCCTACCAGCAGACCGACATGGGCAAGGTCGACTCGAGCGGTTGCTCCGGCGTGGTGATCCCCGACAAGAGCGGGTTTGCGAAGCGAGTTGCGCTCACCTTCGACGACGGCCCCAACCCAGCAACGACTCCTCAGGTGCTCGACATCCTGAAGCAGTACGGCATCAAGGCGACCTTCTTCATCAACGGCAAACGCGTGACCAGCGACGCGGCCCGCGCGGTGCTCGCCCGGATCCTGGAAGAGGGACACATCCTTGCCAACCACTCCCAGAACCACCTGAACCTGAAGACAGTCGGCATCGCGAAGGTGCAGGAAGAGGTCCAGAAGACCCACGACGTCATCCTCGCAACGGGCGCGACGCCACGCTATTTTCGCTTTCCCTTTGGCTCCGCCAGCTGCGCGGGCGTCGATCTCGTCGAGGGCTACGGTTACGCCGTCACGGGCTGGCACATCGACTCGGCGGACTGGTGTTTCGCCGCGTCCGGCTCCGGGCACTGCTCACAGTCGACGTTCCGCTTCGTCCCGGACGGATACCGCGACGACATGGTCGGCTACGTGATGAGCCAGGTGAAGAGCAAGAACGGCGGCGTGCTCTTGTTCCACGACATCCACCAGAACACCGCGTCTCACCTCAGCGAGGTGATCCAGAAGCTGAAGGACGGCGGGTTCTCCTTCGTGAACGTCGATGACGCGGCAGCGTTCCCACTCCTGAACGGCGCCACGCCTGCACCAACCCCGTTCGTGGGTGACAGTTGCAAGAGCGACACGGAGTGCAATTTCACGGATAACGGCAAGAGCGGCAGCTGCCATCTGTTCACGCCTGCCGGCGGAGCCGAGACCGGGTTCTGCACCGTTGCCTGTGAGGGGTACTGCCCGGACAAGAGCGGCAAAGCGCCGACCTTCTGCACCAGCCTCGACGGCGGCACGACCGGCAGTTGTGTGTCGAAGGCCGACACGTCGAACGGCAACTGCAGCAAGATCGCCGGCACCGCGGCGACCACGGCGAATCGCTTCATCGGCTCGTCCAACGCATCGGCCTCGACCGCACAAGCCTGCCTGCCCAACTGA
- a CDS encoding 2-hydroxychromene-2-carboxylate isomerase, producing the protein MPGAIRCFFDFLSPYAYLGFSRVQAIAARHARDVEPVPVLFAALLKAHGTRGPAEVPARRRYLMKDVVRLAHDYQMPLDAPFAHPFNPLLMLRVSSLPMDNRERVRLVAALYRATWAERRNVVEASVVGEVLGVMGFPSDWLDLASQPEAKERVRYQTDEAVRLGVFGVPSFVVDGELFWGCDSLPHLDRFLAGADPVPRDLLARWEELPVQATRREA; encoded by the coding sequence ATGCCCGGCGCCATCCGATGTTTTTTCGATTTTCTTTCGCCCTACGCTTACCTGGGGTTTTCGAGAGTGCAGGCCATTGCCGCGCGGCACGCGCGTGACGTCGAACCGGTGCCGGTGCTCTTTGCGGCGCTGCTGAAGGCCCACGGGACCCGCGGCCCCGCCGAGGTTCCCGCGCGCCGAAGGTATCTGATGAAGGATGTCGTGCGCCTCGCACACGACTACCAGATGCCGCTCGACGCGCCGTTTGCGCACCCGTTCAACCCCCTCTTGATGCTGCGAGTGAGCTCGCTGCCGATGGACAATCGTGAGCGCGTTCGGTTGGTCGCAGCGCTCTATCGCGCCACGTGGGCAGAACGGCGCAACGTCGTCGAAGCGTCGGTCGTGGGCGAGGTGCTCGGAGTGATGGGCTTTCCGAGCGATTGGCTGGACCTTGCCTCACAGCCAGAGGCAAAAGAGCGCGTGCGCTACCAGACTGATGAGGCCGTTCGGCTTGGCGTGTTCGGAGTGCCGAGCTTCGTCGTCGATGGCGAGCTGTTCTGGGGTTGTGACTCCTTGCCCCACCTGGACCGGTTCCTCGCCGGGGCGGATCCGGTGCCCCGCGACCTCCTGGCGAGGTGGGAAGAGCTCCCGGTGCAGGCGACGCGACGCGAAGCGTGA
- a CDS encoding FixH family protein: MKACIGRMGVLVAALALTFACIGCGNDEEAREPSEVFVTSKAALYEGVFASQPTVGHNMVQLRLTRADGSPVQGALLAGEALCPEHGHGSSDTPIISEVSAGDYVIDNVVFQMAGPWDVHVYVSAPGGQDELVVHYDVD; this comes from the coding sequence ATGAAAGCCTGCATCGGTCGCATGGGTGTCCTCGTGGCAGCGCTCGCGCTCACCTTCGCCTGCATCGGCTGCGGCAATGACGAAGAGGCGCGCGAACCATCTGAGGTTTTTGTGACGTCGAAGGCGGCCCTCTACGAGGGTGTGTTCGCGAGCCAGCCGACGGTCGGGCACAACATGGTCCAGCTCCGCCTGACACGCGCCGACGGGAGCCCCGTCCAGGGAGCGTTGCTCGCCGGAGAGGCGCTCTGCCCAGAGCACGGCCACGGCTCCAGCGACACGCCGATCATCAGCGAGGTCTCGGCCGGAGACTACGTCATCGACAACGTCGTATTCCAGATGGCGGGGCCCTGGGACGTACACGTGTACGTGTCGGCGCCCGGCGGCCAGGACGAGCTGGTCGTGCACTACGACGTCGACTGA